Proteins encoded within one genomic window of Citricoccus muralis:
- a CDS encoding MetQ/NlpA family ABC transporter substrate-binding protein has protein sequence MLTSSTRRHARLLSVSGIVLAGALALSACGGDSDAELGTEENPVQLGVVGASEPYWATFEEAVEADGISIDIVDFTEYTQPNPALSEGELDINQFQHIQYLADYNVSAGDDIQPIGATAIYPLGFYSEKYDSIDEIPDGEEVVVPNDSVNRARGLLVLQSAGLITLRDGGNASSNLEDVIAEESRVTVTELDAAVTVTSLPDVAGAIVNNDFINDAGLSPEDALAEDDPNDEAALPYVNIFATKAEDVDNEVLNRIVEIYQTDQAVLDGAQESAGGTAVFLQTPASELQESLTTTEDALRAE, from the coding sequence ATGCTTACTTCGTCAACGCGACGCCACGCGCGTCTACTCTCCGTCTCCGGAATCGTCCTGGCTGGCGCCTTGGCACTGTCCGCTTGCGGTGGCGACAGCGACGCCGAACTCGGCACCGAGGAGAACCCTGTGCAGCTGGGCGTCGTCGGCGCTTCCGAGCCGTACTGGGCCACCTTTGAAGAAGCCGTCGAGGCAGACGGCATCAGCATCGACATCGTGGACTTCACCGAATACACGCAGCCCAACCCGGCCCTGTCTGAAGGCGAGCTGGACATCAACCAGTTCCAGCACATTCAGTACCTGGCCGACTACAACGTCTCCGCCGGTGACGATATCCAGCCGATCGGCGCCACCGCCATCTACCCGCTGGGCTTCTACTCCGAAAAGTACGACTCCATTGACGAGATTCCGGACGGAGAAGAGGTCGTCGTCCCCAATGACTCCGTCAACCGTGCGCGCGGCCTGCTGGTGCTGCAGTCTGCCGGGCTGATCACCCTGCGCGACGGCGGCAATGCCTCGTCGAACCTCGAAGACGTCATTGCCGAGGAGTCCCGCGTGACCGTCACCGAGCTCGACGCCGCAGTCACCGTGACCTCGCTGCCCGACGTTGCGGGCGCCATTGTCAACAACGACTTCATCAACGATGCCGGCCTGAGCCCAGAGGACGCTCTGGCCGAAGATGATCCGAACGACGAGGCCGCTCTGCCTTACGTCAACATCTTCGCCACGAAGGCCGAAGACGTCGACAACGAGGTGTTGAACCGCATCGTCGAGATCTACCAGACCGACCAGGCCGTGCTGGACGGCGCTCAGGAGTCCGCTGGTGGCACCGCCGTCTTCCTACAGACTCCGGCATCCGAATTGCAGGAATCGCTGACAACCACCGAGGACGCACTGCGCGCCGAGTAG
- a CDS encoding methionine ABC transporter ATP-binding protein, with amino-acid sequence MAHISLKGVSKVYPAPRRGFAETVAVDDVTLDIERGDVFGIIGYSGAGKSTLVRLINALEPVTAGSITIDGVDITAQSASKQRAMRTGIGMIFQRFNLLSSRSVRRNVEYSLEVAGMGRSERKKRALELLDFVGLADKAGAFPEQLSGGQQQRVGIARALAADPPILLADEATSALDPETTDEVLDLLARVNRELGITIVVITHEMDVIARIANKVAVMERGQVVETGNTYDVFTNPQTATAKRFVRTVVRNLPSGDELTELRSHHEGRLFTISFTDEGVSEARVFGALARAGVDFNLVYGGVDSIQGRVYGLLTIAVRGDATAVDQAVGSIGSSVKVEEVFA; translated from the coding sequence ATGGCCCATATTTCGCTGAAGGGCGTCTCCAAGGTCTACCCCGCACCACGCCGCGGATTTGCAGAGACCGTGGCCGTGGATGATGTCACGCTCGACATTGAACGGGGCGATGTCTTCGGAATCATCGGCTACTCCGGTGCCGGGAAATCGACCCTCGTCCGGCTGATCAATGCACTCGAGCCGGTGACCGCAGGCTCCATCACTATCGACGGCGTCGACATCACCGCCCAGTCCGCGTCAAAACAGCGTGCCATGCGCACCGGAATCGGCATGATTTTCCAGCGGTTCAATCTGCTGTCGTCTCGTTCGGTGCGTCGCAACGTGGAGTATTCACTCGAGGTCGCCGGAATGGGGCGGAGCGAACGCAAAAAGCGTGCTCTGGAACTGCTCGATTTCGTCGGTCTTGCAGACAAAGCCGGTGCATTCCCGGAGCAACTCTCGGGTGGGCAACAGCAGCGCGTTGGCATCGCCCGCGCGCTCGCTGCGGATCCGCCGATCCTGCTCGCAGATGAGGCCACCTCCGCGCTGGACCCGGAGACGACGGACGAGGTCCTCGATCTGCTGGCGCGCGTCAACCGCGAGCTCGGTATCACCATCGTGGTGATCACCCACGAGATGGACGTCATCGCCCGGATCGCCAACAAGGTCGCGGTCATGGAGCGCGGCCAGGTCGTCGAGACCGGCAACACCTACGATGTCTTCACCAATCCGCAGACCGCCACGGCGAAGCGCTTCGTGCGCACCGTGGTGCGCAACCTGCCCTCCGGCGACGAGCTCACCGAGCTGCGCTCCCACCACGAGGGCCGGCTCTTCACCATCTCCTTCACGGACGAGGGTGTCTCCGAGGCCCGCGTGTTCGGCGCCCTGGCCCGAGCAGGAGTGGACTTCAACCTCGTCTACGGCGGGGTGGATTCCATTCAGGGCCGCGTCTATGGCCTGCTGACCATCGCCGTGCGCGGTGATGCGACCGCCGTCGACCAAGCGGTCGGCTCCATCGGTTCCAGCGTGAAAGTGGAGGAGGTCTTCGCATGA
- a CDS encoding methionine ABC transporter permease, with product MSDIITEVSALMPTLLDQAGIMLWIVALSLLFGGIAGLILGLLLYVTRKGGILQQPIIFWVINILVNTFRPVPFIIFIAAVQPLARVVVGRGIGAEAVVFGISIAASFFIARLVEQNLMSVDPGVIEAARAMGAGPWRIIWTVILPEALGPLVLGYTFAIIALIDMSAVAGIIGGEGLGNYAVAYGYRQFNPVVTWSALFLIVIVVQVIQALGNILARKILRR from the coding sequence ATGAGCGACATCATCACCGAAGTCAGCGCGCTGATGCCAACCCTGCTCGACCAGGCCGGCATCATGCTCTGGATCGTCGCACTGTCCCTTCTCTTTGGCGGAATCGCGGGGCTCATTCTGGGACTGTTGCTCTATGTCACCCGCAAGGGCGGCATCCTGCAGCAGCCAATCATCTTCTGGGTGATCAACATCCTGGTGAACACCTTCCGCCCGGTGCCCTTCATCATCTTCATCGCCGCCGTGCAGCCTTTGGCACGTGTGGTGGTCGGCCGAGGAATTGGTGCCGAAGCCGTCGTTTTCGGCATCTCGATCGCGGCCAGCTTCTTCATTGCCCGCCTCGTGGAACAGAACCTGATGTCTGTTGACCCCGGCGTCATTGAGGCAGCTCGCGCCATGGGCGCAGGCCCTTGGCGCATCATTTGGACGGTTATTCTTCCCGAAGCACTCGGACCGCTGGTGCTGGGCTACACCTTCGCCATCATCGCCCTGATCGATATGTCCGCGGTGGCCGGCATTATCGGCGGCGAAGGCTTGGGCAACTACGCCGTCGCCTACGGCTACCGGCAGTTCAACCCGGTGGTCACCTGGTCCGCGTTGTTCCTCATCGTGATCGTGGTTCAAGTGATTCAGGCGCTGGGCAATATTCTGGCCCGCAAGATCCTGCGTCGATAA
- a CDS encoding universal stress protein: MDRPDLSPSSHDPLGVLVGFDGSRHATAALHWGAAAAQRRGTTLSVVAAFTAPMLITGHVDAAGGSVGVDAARRATEQVLQLARDTLDGAGFTSESLPTRFFTVNEDATGALARLSENADLIVIGRRGHGRFWSRVLGSVSAALPAHAQCPTVIVGASDEDVEDITRVTEDTRPVTVGVDTSPTARKAALAAADEAIAAGVPLRVVLVLPSFTGPPSTYTDAAAQLETQSKDAAQRGLDAELNWIREQRPEVELQGTIMRGVPAEAMIEASGSSQLTVVGSRGRGGFASLLLGSVSRTTLSNAKGTIMVVPKDRKR, from the coding sequence ATGGATCGCCCCGACCTATCCCCCTCATCCCATGACCCGCTGGGAGTTCTCGTCGGTTTCGACGGCTCCCGTCACGCCACCGCCGCGCTGCATTGGGGAGCCGCCGCTGCCCAGCGCCGCGGCACGACCTTGAGCGTCGTCGCAGCGTTCACCGCTCCGATGCTGATCACCGGTCACGTGGACGCCGCAGGCGGCAGCGTCGGAGTCGATGCCGCACGCCGCGCCACCGAGCAGGTGCTGCAGCTGGCCCGTGACACCCTCGACGGTGCGGGATTCACCTCAGAGAGCCTGCCGACCCGGTTCTTCACCGTCAACGAAGACGCCACCGGTGCCCTGGCCCGGCTGTCAGAGAATGCCGATCTGATCGTGATCGGCCGGCGCGGCCACGGCCGATTCTGGTCACGCGTGCTCGGGTCCGTCTCCGCCGCACTGCCGGCCCACGCCCAATGCCCGACGGTGATTGTGGGCGCCAGCGACGAAGACGTCGAGGACATCACCCGGGTCACCGAGGACACCCGCCCGGTGACGGTCGGCGTCGACACCTCACCCACCGCGCGGAAGGCAGCCCTGGCAGCAGCGGATGAGGCTATTGCCGCCGGGGTTCCGCTACGCGTGGTGCTGGTGCTACCGTCCTTCACCGGCCCGCCGTCGACCTACACCGACGCGGCTGCCCAGCTCGAGACCCAGTCCAAAGATGCCGCCCAACGCGGTCTTGACGCCGAGCTGAACTGGATCCGCGAGCAGCGCCCGGAGGTGGAACTGCAGGGAACCATCATGCGTGGCGTTCCCGCCGAGGCGATGATCGAGGCCTCGGGTTCGTCGCAGCTGACCGTGGTCGGCTCCCGCGGACGCGGTGGCTTCGCCTCACTGCTCCTCGGTTCGGTCTCCCGAACCACGCTGTCGAACGCGAAAGGCACCATAATGGTGGTGCCGAAAGACCGGAAACGGTAA
- a CDS encoding DMT family transporter, with amino-acid sequence MNLLLLGVVTGFLLPIQGGINARLRAAVVSPWVMSLVSFTVGLSFLTVLTLSVERSLFFDPAEAAGFDWWSWLGGPLGVVAMTTSVLLVPKIGAVQTAIIPLAGQILMGLLVDQFAWFGVTEAPLTLTRVAGALLMLAGVLAVVLVGQRTARRLRSATSQPVNTTSESQGRSLWWWRGAGVIAGAMFATQAAINGHLGQELGSSLKASTVSFATGVVVLLMILLVTRPRLQLTRPTAGRNPWWMWLGGVLGSLYVAGNAFLVPQIGAGATVVAVLLGMMAGSLLVDHFGLVHVQRKPVVPAQLLALVVMALGVILVRLV; translated from the coding sequence GTGAATCTGCTGTTGCTCGGTGTCGTCACCGGTTTCCTATTGCCCATCCAGGGCGGGATCAACGCGCGCCTGCGCGCCGCGGTGGTCAGCCCTTGGGTGATGTCGCTGGTGTCGTTCACCGTGGGCCTGAGCTTCCTGACGGTGCTGACCCTGTCCGTGGAACGGAGCCTCTTCTTCGACCCCGCGGAGGCGGCCGGATTCGACTGGTGGTCGTGGCTGGGCGGACCGCTGGGCGTGGTGGCGATGACGACGTCCGTGCTGCTGGTCCCCAAAATTGGCGCCGTTCAGACCGCGATCATTCCGCTGGCCGGGCAAATCCTGATGGGTTTGTTAGTTGACCAGTTCGCCTGGTTCGGAGTCACGGAAGCACCCCTGACGCTGACCAGGGTGGCCGGGGCGCTACTCATGCTCGCCGGTGTGCTCGCCGTGGTGCTGGTAGGCCAACGGACCGCCCGCAGACTGCGCTCGGCGACGTCTCAGCCAGTCAACACGACGTCGGAGTCGCAGGGCCGGAGCCTGTGGTGGTGGCGCGGTGCCGGGGTGATCGCCGGGGCGATGTTCGCCACCCAGGCTGCGATCAACGGACACCTCGGTCAGGAGCTGGGCTCCTCGCTGAAGGCCTCCACCGTGTCCTTCGCCACCGGCGTCGTCGTGCTACTGATGATTCTGCTAGTCACCCGGCCTCGCCTCCAGCTGACGCGACCAACTGCAGGGCGCAACCCCTGGTGGATGTGGCTCGGTGGCGTGCTCGGCTCGCTCTACGTGGCGGGCAACGCGTTCCTGGTGCCGCAGATCGGCGCCGGTGCCACTGTCGTCGCGGTGTTGCTCGGCATGATGGCGGGCAGCCTGCTGGTGGACCACTTCGGACTGGTCCACGTTCAGCGCAAACCGGTGGTCCCCGCCCAACTGCTCGCCCTGGTGGTGATGGCCCTCGGCGTCATCCTCGTCCGGTTAGTCTGA
- a CDS encoding TetR/AcrR family transcriptional regulator, whose protein sequence is MRTSKRESILQRAIELIEAEGLEAISYESLAEASGMSKSGIIYHFPSRDAILRALHEYMAANWEAELIAAAGGPAHEVSQARRLRAMVISLTRPATKAELLLEIDARSHPEFDEYWLEVERRWSPDIEGIEDDDLRQQAYLVQLLADGLWLHDYVHTPALSEEQRAVLSQRILEMIPDDA, encoded by the coding sequence TTGAGGACGAGCAAGCGCGAGAGCATTCTGCAACGAGCCATTGAGCTGATCGAGGCCGAAGGACTGGAGGCGATCTCCTATGAGTCGCTGGCGGAAGCCTCCGGCATGTCGAAATCCGGCATCATCTACCACTTCCCCTCCCGCGACGCGATCTTGCGAGCACTGCACGAGTACATGGCTGCGAACTGGGAAGCCGAGCTCATCGCCGCCGCCGGTGGACCGGCGCACGAGGTGTCTCAGGCGCGCCGGTTGCGGGCAATGGTGATCTCTCTGACCCGCCCGGCCACCAAAGCCGAGCTGCTGTTAGAAATCGACGCCCGCAGCCACCCCGAGTTCGACGAATACTGGCTCGAGGTCGAACGCCGTTGGTCCCCGGACATTGAGGGGATCGAGGACGACGACCTGCGCCAGCAGGCCTACCTCGTTCAACTCCTTGCCGACGGGCTCTGGCTCCACGACTACGTGCACACCCCGGCTCTGAGCGAGGAGCAGCGGGCCGTGCTGTCTCAGCGGATCCTGGAGATGATTCCCGACGACGCCTGA
- a CDS encoding MFS transporter — MQALSPHATAPTSAAQRWTFLVVISAGLFLVGADNSILYTALPELRDQLDTTATQSLWIINAYPLVLSGLLLGTGTLGDRIGHRRIFTLGVILFGLGSLAAAFSPSAWFLVAARALLGVGAATMMPATLALIRITFTDERERNTAIGIWGSVAVVGAAMGPVMGGLLLEFFWWGSVFLINVPVVVLILIFTALIAPPNLANPAKHWDAVSSVWAMAAMVGLVLSIKEVANANRSGIVLAAGLVLGVVGAVLFVRRQQRLTEPLLVFGIFKNRIFTGGVLAAGLMMVIMSGTELMTTQRFQTVADFSPLEAGLLVASVAVPAIPMAVLGGANLHRLGFLPLISGGFTLMALGLTGAILAFIASAPLWMFVVSLMLVGMGGGLAASVASTAIMGSAPRSRAGMAASVEEVSYEFGTLISVAVLGSLMPLVYALNAPEAVAHDVDHGVDHAVHGAAAVGAYDTAYLTVLIIVAAVAVLSAAITAYCFRDNPKGAVAVEDEQAREHSATSH, encoded by the coding sequence ATGCAAGCTCTTTCACCGCACGCCACCGCGCCCACGAGTGCGGCTCAGCGCTGGACGTTCCTCGTCGTGATCAGTGCCGGACTCTTCTTGGTCGGCGCCGACAACTCGATCCTCTACACCGCCCTGCCCGAGCTACGCGATCAGCTCGATACCACCGCCACCCAGTCGCTGTGGATCATCAACGCCTACCCGCTGGTGCTCTCCGGGCTGCTGCTGGGCACCGGCACCCTGGGTGACCGCATCGGGCACCGGCGCATTTTCACCCTCGGAGTGATTCTCTTCGGGCTCGGCTCGCTGGCCGCGGCGTTCTCGCCCAGCGCCTGGTTCCTGGTGGCCGCCCGCGCCCTGCTCGGAGTGGGCGCGGCCACCATGATGCCGGCCACCCTGGCGCTGATTCGTATTACCTTCACCGACGAGCGAGAGCGCAACACCGCCATCGGCATCTGGGGTTCCGTGGCTGTAGTGGGCGCCGCGATGGGACCGGTGATGGGCGGACTACTGCTCGAGTTCTTCTGGTGGGGCTCGGTGTTTCTGATCAACGTGCCGGTGGTGGTGCTCATCCTGATCTTCACCGCGCTGATTGCCCCGCCGAATCTCGCCAACCCGGCCAAGCACTGGGACGCCGTCTCCTCGGTGTGGGCCATGGCGGCGATGGTCGGCCTGGTGCTGAGCATCAAGGAGGTCGCCAACGCCAACCGCTCCGGAATCGTGCTGGCCGCCGGGCTGGTGCTTGGCGTCGTCGGCGCGGTCCTCTTTGTCCGCCGGCAGCAGCGCCTCACCGAGCCGCTGCTGGTGTTCGGTATCTTCAAGAACCGCATTTTCACCGGCGGCGTGCTGGCGGCTGGGCTGATGATGGTCATCATGTCCGGCACCGAGCTGATGACCACCCAGCGTTTCCAGACGGTGGCGGATTTCTCCCCGCTCGAGGCCGGGCTGCTCGTTGCATCCGTGGCCGTGCCCGCCATTCCGATGGCGGTGTTGGGCGGGGCGAACCTGCACCGGTTGGGCTTCCTCCCGTTGATCTCCGGAGGGTTCACCCTGATGGCGCTGGGGCTGACCGGAGCGATTCTGGCCTTCATCGCGTCCGCCCCGCTGTGGATGTTCGTGGTGTCGCTGATGCTTGTGGGCATGGGCGGCGGGCTGGCTGCTTCCGTGGCCTCGACCGCCATCATGGGTTCGGCTCCGCGCAGCCGCGCCGGCATGGCCGCGTCCGTCGAGGAGGTTTCCTATGAGTTCGGCACCCTGATCTCGGTGGCGGTGCTGGGCAGTCTGATGCCGCTGGTCTATGCGCTGAACGCCCCGGAGGCGGTGGCGCACGACGTCGACCACGGGGTGGATCATGCCGTGCACGGTGCTGCGGCGGTGGGAGCCTACGATACCGCGTACCTGACGGTGCTCATCATCGTTGCCGCGGTGGCTGTGCTCTCCGCCGCCATCACGGCATACTGTTTCCGAGACAACCCGAAGGGAGCCGTCGCTGTTGAGGACGAGCAAGCGCGAGAGCATTCTGCAACGAGCCATTGA
- a CDS encoding siderophore-interacting protein, translating to MSNITVAHADSGLVTTQVSENSSFERMSQRFGMGGYLKYLTLPQGTRPVIRSYTVRAFRQAAPGLPAETDVDFLVHGDDGVAGPWAVAVQPGTEVAMIDQGCGIPKSHVTFCGYWKREKSAPS from the coding sequence ATGAGCAACATCACCGTCGCCCACGCCGACTCCGGGCTGGTGACCACCCAGGTGTCCGAGAATTCCAGTTTCGAGCGGATGTCGCAGCGGTTCGGCATGGGCGGCTACCTCAAGTACCTCACCCTGCCTCAAGGAACGCGTCCGGTGATCCGGAGCTACACGGTGCGTGCCTTCCGCCAGGCCGCGCCGGGTTTGCCGGCCGAAACGGACGTGGACTTCCTGGTGCACGGCGACGACGGCGTGGCCGGCCCCTGGGCCGTCGCGGTGCAGCCCGGTACCGAGGTCGCCATGATCGACCAGGGCTGCGGGATTCCGAAGTCGCATGTCACCTTCTGCGGCTACTGGAAGCGCGAAAAATCCGCACCCAGCTAA
- a CDS encoding MFS transporter has translation MRRAPLRPEVGVAFTAAAAFACFFGVYPSAALILSSGSVAPGTLVAVLMAVVVLIQPVIVWAGRWLTPRVRAVRLGLALMVAGAVALPWLDHWPGIVLFGAGFGVFVISCTSWAKEVVAPERIAPALALFGFANAVGGLIGGPLGMLLVTQVGPGGTLTMAGIASGLGLAATTLVRVPAGTAELQVGSGHDAGEALQAADVGDTDDAASSTERRGRPVSRSPLLWLSSVALTGHLIAVTCYAVALSSMSVLALTSAAWVVVLATATTQFSVALGRLATGAVIDHVSARVLAGAALAVLAVGSAWFMVGSGPATVMIAAALIGAASGIVQTTVLTVLMRRAHTRLQTDRMSAAWNIIFDVGLGLGAALVSVLTLA, from the coding sequence ATGAGGCGAGCACCGCTGCGGCCCGAGGTGGGAGTCGCGTTCACCGCTGCGGCGGCATTCGCCTGCTTCTTTGGGGTGTACCCGAGCGCGGCCCTGATTCTCTCGAGCGGTTCGGTGGCGCCGGGAACCCTGGTGGCGGTGCTGATGGCCGTGGTGGTGCTCATTCAGCCGGTGATCGTGTGGGCCGGGCGCTGGTTGACGCCTCGGGTGCGTGCGGTGCGGCTGGGGCTGGCGTTGATGGTGGCCGGGGCGGTGGCGTTGCCCTGGCTGGACCACTGGCCCGGCATCGTGCTGTTCGGTGCTGGATTCGGGGTGTTCGTGATCTCCTGTACCTCCTGGGCGAAAGAGGTGGTGGCGCCGGAGCGCATCGCCCCCGCCCTGGCGCTATTCGGGTTCGCCAACGCCGTGGGCGGGCTGATCGGCGGTCCGCTGGGCATGCTGCTGGTCACCCAGGTGGGCCCCGGCGGCACCCTGACCATGGCCGGCATTGCGTCCGGGCTCGGGCTGGCCGCGACCACGCTGGTGAGGGTCCCTGCCGGTACGGCGGAACTACAGGTCGGTTCGGGGCACGACGCCGGCGAGGCGCTGCAGGCGGCGGATGTCGGTGATACCGACGACGCAGCATCTTCGACGGAACGCCGTGGGAGGCCTGTATCGCGGAGTCCACTGTTGTGGCTGAGCAGTGTGGCGCTGACCGGGCACCTGATTGCCGTCACCTGTTACGCGGTGGCGCTGTCGTCGATGAGCGTGCTCGCTCTGACCTCGGCCGCCTGGGTGGTCGTGCTCGCGACCGCCACCACCCAGTTCTCGGTGGCGCTGGGCAGGCTGGCCACCGGCGCCGTCATCGACCACGTCTCGGCCCGCGTGCTGGCCGGTGCCGCGCTGGCGGTGCTCGCCGTTGGGTCCGCGTGGTTTATGGTCGGCTCCGGCCCCGCCACCGTGATGATCGCCGCTGCCCTGATCGGTGCGGCCTCGGGCATCGTGCAGACTACCGTGCTCACCGTGCTGATGCGCCGGGCCCACACCCGGCTACAAACCGACCGCATGAGTGCGGCCTGGAACATCATCTTCGATGTCGGACTGGGCCTGGGTGCGGCCCTGGTGTCGGTGCTGACCCTGGCATGA
- a CDS encoding N-acetyltransferase, translated as MAPQEFLPADFDPPRSLVTEQFRLEPLGPQHNEADLAAWSSSVEHIRATPGYPDGSWPPVEGMTPERNRADLERHASDFEARRGFTFTVLNPADEVVGCVYLYPAAEIPEAARRPERDVSVQSWVRADHAHLDEVLALALVDWIAVAWPWSHPYRYGR; from the coding sequence ATGGCACCGCAGGAGTTCCTCCCCGCAGATTTCGACCCGCCGCGCTCGCTGGTCACCGAGCAGTTCCGGCTCGAGCCGCTGGGGCCGCAGCACAACGAGGCGGACCTGGCGGCGTGGAGCTCGAGCGTGGAACACATTCGGGCCACCCCGGGATATCCCGATGGGTCGTGGCCGCCGGTGGAGGGGATGACGCCGGAACGGAACCGGGCGGACCTGGAACGGCATGCGAGCGACTTCGAGGCCCGGCGCGGATTCACCTTCACCGTGCTGAACCCGGCCGATGAGGTGGTGGGGTGCGTATACCTGTACCCGGCCGCGGAGATTCCGGAGGCTGCCCGGCGGCCCGAGCGCGACGTATCGGTGCAGTCCTGGGTGCGCGCTGATCACGCGCACCTGGATGAAGTGCTGGCGCTCGCGTTAGTGGACTGGATTGCGGTGGCCTGGCCCTGGAGCCACCCATACCGGTACGGGCGCTGA
- a CDS encoding NAD(P)-dependent alcohol dehydrogenase, with translation MTTNATALIAPSTGAAFERGQIPRRDLGADDVRIAIAYAGICHSDIHQVRSEWGPGTFPMVPGHEIAGVVTEVGPEVTDFQPGDRVGVGCFVDSCGECEPCQASEEQFCTRGTVMTYNSQEYSGEPTYGGYSTEVVVRAGYVLRIPEELSLDAAAPLLCAGITTYSPLRHWNAGPGKRVAVVGMGGLGHMAVKYAHALGAHVTVLSQTRSKEDDGRRFGADDYRATSEDGTLESLRGSFDLIINTVSADVDLDALLATLTLDGVLVFVGLPENPQSLSVFSLTSARRVVTGSNIGGIRETQEMLDFSAEHGIAAEVEVISADDVDAAYERVLRSDVRYRFVIDVDTL, from the coding sequence ATGACGACGAACGCCACCGCCCTGATTGCCCCCTCCACCGGCGCCGCTTTCGAGCGCGGCCAGATCCCCCGTCGCGACCTCGGTGCCGACGATGTACGCATCGCCATCGCCTACGCCGGAATCTGCCACTCCGATATTCACCAGGTTCGCAGCGAATGGGGCCCGGGCACCTTCCCCATGGTGCCCGGCCACGAGATCGCCGGTGTTGTCACCGAGGTCGGCCCGGAGGTCACCGACTTCCAGCCCGGCGACCGGGTGGGTGTCGGTTGTTTCGTGGACTCCTGCGGTGAGTGCGAACCGTGCCAGGCCAGCGAAGAGCAGTTCTGCACCCGCGGCACCGTGATGACCTACAACTCACAGGAGTATTCGGGTGAGCCCACCTACGGCGGCTACTCCACCGAAGTGGTGGTCCGCGCCGGCTACGTGCTGCGCATCCCCGAAGAGCTCAGCCTCGACGCCGCCGCTCCCCTGCTCTGCGCCGGCATCACCACCTACTCCCCGCTGCGGCACTGGAATGCCGGACCGGGCAAGCGCGTCGCCGTGGTAGGCATGGGTGGACTCGGCCACATGGCGGTCAAGTACGCTCACGCCCTGGGCGCCCACGTCACCGTGCTCTCGCAGACCCGCTCCAAAGAAGACGACGGTCGCCGCTTCGGCGCCGATGACTACCGCGCTACCTCCGAAGACGGCACCCTGGAGTCGTTGCGAGGCAGCTTCGATTTGATCATCAACACCGTCTCCGCCGACGTCGATCTGGACGCCCTGCTCGCTACTCTCACCCTGGACGGGGTCCTGGTGTTCGTGGGCCTGCCCGAGAACCCGCAGTCGCTCTCCGTGTTCTCACTGACCTCCGCCCGGCGCGTGGTGACCGGGTCGAATATCGGTGGCATCCGTGAGACCCAGGAAATGCTGGACTTCTCCGCCGAGCACGGCATCGCTGCCGAGGTGGAAGTGATCTCCGCTGACGACGTCGACGCCGCCTACGAGCGGGTGCTGCGCTCCGATGTGCGCTACCGGTTCGTCATCGACGTCGACACCCTCTAA
- a CDS encoding ABC transporter substrate-binding protein, with the protein MFTLTTSKRRTAGFAALTCAGALLLTACGEGSPSGGEEEASAEAQGELTPVEVGVIPIGDVASIYVGQREGIFEEHGLDLTLTQAQGGAAIVPGVQSGDLDFGYSNVTSLVVARDRGLPIKIVATGPQTTGSELEDFAAVMVNPDSGIESITDLEGKTVAVNTLNNIFDSVISEGMEQEGGDADSINFVEVAFPDMVPQLEAGNVDAITAVDPFAVIGDEAGLERIFGPFSQPVEDLSIGGYFATEGLIESDPDLVEAFAAAMKESQQFSEENPEIVREVIAEYTTSSPETLEKTTIPLFPQEHHRESLQQIIDISDRIGLIDEPIAIEDLLNDGA; encoded by the coding sequence ATGTTCACGTTGACGACGTCGAAACGACGCACCGCTGGATTCGCCGCCCTGACCTGCGCCGGGGCACTGTTGCTGACCGCTTGTGGTGAGGGTTCTCCCTCCGGCGGCGAGGAAGAGGCTTCCGCCGAGGCACAGGGTGAGCTGACTCCGGTGGAGGTGGGTGTGATCCCGATCGGTGACGTCGCCTCCATCTACGTGGGTCAGCGCGAAGGAATCTTCGAGGAGCATGGCCTGGACCTCACGCTGACTCAGGCCCAGGGTGGCGCCGCCATCGTGCCCGGTGTGCAGTCCGGGGACCTCGATTTTGGCTACTCGAACGTGACCTCCCTGGTGGTGGCGCGCGACCGTGGTCTGCCGATTAAGATTGTCGCCACCGGTCCGCAGACCACCGGCAGCGAGCTGGAAGACTTCGCTGCCGTGATGGTCAACCCGGATTCCGGCATTGAGTCCATCACGGACCTTGAAGGCAAGACCGTTGCCGTCAACACGCTGAACAACATCTTCGACTCCGTGATCTCTGAGGGCATGGAGCAGGAGGGTGGCGATGCTGACTCCATCAACTTCGTGGAAGTGGCGTTCCCGGACATGGTTCCGCAGCTGGAGGCCGGGAATGTGGATGCGATCACCGCGGTCGATCCGTTCGCCGTGATCGGCGACGAGGCCGGCCTGGAGCGCATTTTCGGGCCGTTCTCGCAGCCCGTGGAGGATCTCTCCATCGGCGGGTACTTCGCTACCGAGGGCCTGATTGAGAGTGACCCGGATCTGGTTGAGGCTTTTGCTGCCGCCATGAAGGAGTCGCAGCAGTTCTCCGAGGAGAACCCGGAGATCGTACGCGAGGTGATCGCCGAGTACACGACCTCCTCGCCGGAGACGCTGGAGAAGACCACCATCCCGCTCTTCCCGCAGGAGCATCACCGGGAGTCGCTGCAGCAGATCATTGACATTTCCGACCGGATTGGTCTGATCGACGAGCCGATTGCCATCGAAGACCTGCTCAACGACGGCGCCTGA